The Theobroma cacao cultivar B97-61/B2 chromosome 1, Criollo_cocoa_genome_V2, whole genome shotgun sequence genome contains the following window.
TACTTACAGAATCCATTTCTTACCGAGGCAAATCATATTcttaaagagaaaagaaaaaagaagaaaacttaCCGGTGTTTGCGACAAGAGCATGCTTCTCCGACCACTGGTAGGAATAGGAACCAGCTGATGATTATGTTCTTTAACAAACCTCGTAACCACCCATTTACCagtcttttctttctttaccacTATCATTGCTTTACACCCTTCTCTTGTAATGGCTCTAGGCTTTCTATTTTCACTTCTACGAGGCCTTAGCTTTCGAAACCCTTCTTTATTACAGACGAGTCGACGCCAAACCACTTTCCCGTCACGCATTGAACGGCGAAACGCATCCACACGCATGATGAATCCGACACGTGTGGCGTAGGCATCGTAAAACACTTTAGCTGCTTCTTCCGATTCAAATTCCATTCCGACGTACGGTTCCTCATCGGAAGTTCCTTCCGTTGTATCTAACTCTTTTCCATCTGAAATTTGGACTGTTtcattttcagcttcttcaatgGAAGGATTTTCATCCACTGGTaaaagagggaaaagaaagaaagaaagaaattgatcaAGGCTTAATTAAAGTGCTTCATTTTTAGAATCGTATTGGATATTGAAATATaaggaagagagaaaggaCTTACTGGATTGAAGATCCAAGGTGAAATCCAGTGAAGCGCAGGGCACGGCGTAGTGAATTTTTGGGTTTAAACAGAGGCTTTGAAGTGAAAAGTACAAAAGGGAGAACGGAGTTGACGAAAGGGTCGGCTTCGATGCCTTGCGAGAGAGTTCCAAGCCGGTACACGCGAGCTACCTAAACAGATTTTGCTCTGCGCAGTTAAATTGTGCCACCCTCACACacttccaaaaataaaatttaattgaaaaaaaacccctttaaaattctcaaaaaagggaaataaaaataacaattcacaaaaaaaaatagaaaaaataaataaaatatgttttaattgaataaataattaagttcAGTAACTCGAAAACTACGTTCTAATTGTTCTGATTAGTTATTCTAATTGTACCGAATTAGGGAttgtagaaagagaaaaaaaaatttattatcaacCAATTGCATACCTCCACGTGGATTTAATAACCATgtaattaattagaaaataattaatttatttgttagaCATATAGTTAAATCAATCTCCCTATTGGtagataatatttattttttagaccAATCAAAAAATTAGTTATTGGTCAtccaatttatctctaaataaatcaagataattacgagataatattcatattttttaccAATCAAAAATTAGTTGTTAGTTAtccaatttatctctaaataaatcaagataatttagagataatattcatatttttgatcaatcaaaatttaattattggtcatttaatttatctctaataattgtattaatttagagataaaagTCAAATtggattatttaatttatctctaaataaattgagataatttagagataatacTTAACTTCAGCCAATCAAAAATCAAGGACTCAAAGTTTGGCCAATCAAAAGACTTTTAATGAGACATCAtgatttatctctaaataaattaaaataatttagagataattcaAATAGATTACATTCTCATCAAAGTCTCTCACCAAACATTATAAATAGGGGCTCCCCCTagccattttcattcattcagAGGCATTTGAAGATTCAGAGGCATTCAAAGATTCGGAGGCATACGAAGATTCGGAGCATTCGAAGATTGAGAGCATTTCAGAGATCAAGAAGAATAGAAGATTTCTGAAGTGAAGATCAAGATATCAAGCgaagttcgtgatcaagataTTGTGTTCGTGATCAAGATTAAGTCGTGAAGACCCTTGAAGCGAAGATCAAGTGTTCGTGATCAAGACTAAGTCGTAAAGACCCTTGATGCGAAGATCAAGCaagttcgtgatcaagacTAAGTCGTGAAGATCCTTGAAGCTAAGATCAAGTATTCGTGATCAAGACTAAGTCGTGAAGACCCTTGATGTAAAGATCAAGCACGTTCGTGATCAAGACTAAGTCGTGAAGACCCTTGACGCGAAGATCAAGACTAAGTCGTGAAGACCCTTGACGTAAAGATCAAGCACATTCATGATCAAGACTAAGTCCAAGTTTATGACTCTTGAAGACAAATTCAAGAAATTAATCAAAGGAATTTCCAAAGATCATCACTCACTTCatcaaatatttgtatttgtcTCATAATTTTCAAGTCAAAAAATCTCAACGAGAAATTTGTGTGTACAAATTTTTGGCACACCCAGTGAGACTATCTCTGCCTCTCATCTTCTTTCTTCAAGCAAATCTTCAAATATCTCCAAGTTGAAATGGCTCCTAAGAAGAATCTCGCCAACAAACCTACTATCAAGCCTGCTAGAGCGAATCCTGCAGTCTTTCCAACCTCATCATCAAGCACATATGTTCCAACACATCCATATGGTACTCAAAGAAAGACAGAAGCTCTTACTAAATTGTATGAGCAAACTCTCCCAGTCCTTAACCAAAATCCTTTGTATGATACTTCTTCCTCAAGTTCCAAAGAAGTCCCTACTATGCAACTTGCCTCCTCTAAAGGATCAAGTACCAATCAACTCAAGGAATATGATGGCTACTCAAGCAGTAGCTATGTTTCATCATCCCCTCACCAAAGTTTTTCGTCAAAAGTCGATTCTAGAATGATGGTTATCATGACAACCGGAACAACATCTCTAGAAGAACAAGTCGCACTTCTTGCGAAGACTGTGGAATCTCTGACAACAAGCAtcagagaaaatgatgaacaAATTACCTCAATGATGGCAAAAATCAGTAGCCTTACTAGAAAAGCACTAATGGATCTTGGTCAAAATCAACGCCAAGATAATGAGGAGAATTCCACTACAAAAGTGGAAAATAATCtccaacaaaaatttaatgaagCAGTCACCACCAATTAATTGAAGGAACTCATCAAAGAAGCCATCAAGGAACAGGTGGAAAGTGTCACTCAACCTTCATACACATATGCCAAGCCAAATTCTCAAAGGATTGATCACATGAGGATGCCACCAAACTATCAGCCACAAAAGTTCCAACAATTTGACAGTAAAGGAAATCCTCGTCAACATGTTGCACACTTCATAGAAACTTGTAATAACGCCGGCACTTATGGTGATCTTATGGTGAAACAGTTTGTTCGCTCTTTAAAAGGCAATGCCTTTGATTGGTACACAGACTTGAGCCTGGGATGATTGATAATTGGGAGCAATTAGAACGTGAGTTCCTTAATCGCTTTTATAACACTCGACTTGTGGTAACATGATTGAACTCACAAGTTCGCGCCAATGGAAAGATGAGCCTGTGATTGATTATATCCATAGGTGGAGAAATCTCAGTCTTAATTGCAATGAGCGACTGTCTGAGTCCTCAGCTCTTGATATGTGCATCCAAGGGATAATTGGGGGTTACGCTATATTCTTCAAGGCATTAAGCCTAAGACTTTTGAGAAATTAGCTACTCGCACTCATGACATGGAATTAAGCATGTCAGCAGCTGGAAATCAAGGACCTCCAGTGCAAGAGCCAAAGAAAGGTAAGCAAGATGTCCTTAAAGGGGGCAAAGCTTTGGCAAATAAGGGTGAAGGAAAACAGTCTATGACTGTAAATACCAAGCTTATCAAGGTGAATGCCAATTCAAAGAAAACCTAAGAAACAAAGTTGGGTCCCtcacaagataaaaagaaagtgtctttgaaagaaagacaagagaaaaagtatCCTTTCCCTGACTCAGATATCGcaggaatgttggaagaactTCTGAAAGCTAAGCTCATCCAATTGCCAGAGATGAAGCGACTAGAAAAAGCTGATCAAGTAAATGACTCCAACTACTATAAGTACCATCGTTTAATTAGTCACCCCATTGAAAATGTTCTGTCTTAAAAGACAAAATCATGGGTTTATACCAGGATTGGAAAATTGAGTTTGAAGAAGAAACGATTACAGCAAATGTAGCATCAACAACAAGCATTCTTTCCCCACTTAATGTATAGAGCAAGATAAAGTTCAGATCCTTCGACTATATAATGTTGACTCCGAACGTAAAAGAAACATCCAATCCTCAATATAATGGGGGCAAAGCTTGTGGTTTTACAAATGAGGATCTAGATAATGAAGGATGGATCCTCGTTACTCAtcgaagaaaaggaaagaaaaatcttcCCAAGAAGATGTAAGCGCCAAAAAGATCCAAAATGGTGAAACAGCCATCTAGGAAGATGATGCTGAAAGCAATGCCAATAAAAATAAGTATGGGTAAGTGTGAAAATTCGATGGTGCAAAGGCCTAGAAGACTAATCaccttgaatgattttatgccAATgcaattcaaaaatcaaaatccaattCCCACATCATGTTTCCAAATTGATGAAGACGTtgggaatgaagaaaaaataaagttcaATTCTAATTCCTCTTATGgtgcaaaaattacattttctGATGAAGACTTATTATTGGGGTCTACCCCTCATAATCGAACTCTTTTTGTTCAGGGATATAGTCGTGAACAGAAGATCAATCAAATCCAAATAGATGATGGATCTGCTGTCAACTTACTCCcactaaaaaaatgaaagagattAGGATTCCTCTTGATGAATTATCGAAGAGTCGCTTGATGATCCAAGGTTTTAATCTTGAAGGGCAAAGAGCTATAGGAAAAGTTAAACTTCAACTGTTCATTGATTATACGAAATCCAATCCATTATTTCATGTGATTGATGCTAACACAACATATAACATGTTGTTAGGGCGACTTTAGATACATCAAAATGGTGTAGTATCGTTAACACTCCATCAATGCTTCAAACATTATAGAAATTGTCAGATGAAGACAGTCATAGCAGATgctaagccatttactacagcAGAAGCACATTTGGCTGATGCTAAGTTCTATTTGGAATGTACTTTTGTAGAAGAGGTACAATCTAAAGGCAATCaaggaaatgatgaaggaCAATCATCAaaggaaaagggaaagaaacCGTCTTCGTCTACGAAGGAAAATAATGATCTTATTGAAggcttaaaaaattttgactttgcCACTCACTAGTCTAGTAGAGTCAAAATTCGCTAAGTCTCCACTGAAGGGATTCGTAAAGCCAATAAAAGAGCTATTGGTTGAACACGATGATCTTCCCTCTCAAAGAGCTAATGGTTTCGACCCTAATGCTTATAAGCTCCTAATAAGGGCTGGctacaaacaagaaaaagtttCTAAGTTGGTACACGAGCCTAGTGAACCAACCAAAGAAACTTCACAAGATCCTTCCAAGAATCGTAGTGTTtggcaaaaaaagaaaaatgttgtcAAAGCTACAAAATTAGGGTTGGGATTTACACCCTTAAAGTTAAAGATTCATAAAGAAGCTTCAAGATATATAACGACTGAAGAAGTCGACAATGAGGAAGAAACCCCGGTGGAGTCATCTAGACTTTCAGTTTTCGATCACTTGGGCACAATCACAACTCGAACTTCAGTTTTTGACCGATTAAGCATGCCTTCAAATCGAGGTTCAGTGTTTAATCGTATCAACAAATATTATACAAAATGAACTTTAAGAGATCCTATCAGTTCGAGGGTAAAAAGAAAACCTTCACAAAAGACGAATAAAAAGAGCCTCGTGACATATGGATTAAAAGATTTTCATAGCATCATACCTTCAcgattgaaaagaaaaagtgaatgGATTGTAACAAATGATGAAACATTAAAGGCTAGAAGGTGCACTGTGATTGTGACTAAACAAGCCTCATCTTCAGAAGAGGAAGAGCAAGAAGAAATGGAGATCTTCACATGTAATCACATGTCTATAGTAGAAagtgatgaaaaatctgaaaaaaaaGATATCCAAGAGGCTCCTCCATCATTAGAGGAAGGAAATCGACCTACAATTGATGAATTAAAAGAAGTTAACATAGGCACTATAGAAGATCCTCGTCTAATCTTCATAAGTGTTAGTTTAACTTCTATAGAAGAAGAATCTTATCTTGACCTTTTGATAAGGTACCGAGATGTCTTTGCATGGACTTACAAAAAAATGCCAGGGTTGGACCCTAAAGTCGTTGTGCATCATCTAGCAGTAAAGAAAGGTGTTCGACCCATTAAACAAGCTCAACGACGTCTTCACCCTAACTTGATTCCCTAAATAGAGGCTGAGGTTAATAAACTCATTGAGGCTGGCTTTATTCGAGAAGTCAAGTACCCTACTTGGATCTCAAATATTGTTCCAGTTAGAAAGAAGAATGGTCAAATTCGAGTTTGTGTGGATTTTCGAGACTTGAACAATGCTTGCCCAAAGGATGATTTTCCTCTCCCTTTGACAGAAATAATGGTGGATGCAATAACTGGCCATGAGGCTTTATCTTTTATGGATGGCTCCTCTGGTTATAATCAGATTCGCATGGATCCAAAGGACGAAGAGCTCACTGCATTTCGAACTCTTAAAGGAATATACTATTACAAAGTTATGCCTTTTGGGTTAAAGAATGCAGGCGCCACTTATCAAAGAGCAATGCAAAAGATTTTCGACGATATGCTGCACAAGAATGTTGAATGCTATGTGGATGATTTGGTGGTTAAGTCCAAAATGAGGGTTGATCATCTTGAAGATCTTCGCCAAGTATTCGAGAGACTGCGTTGATATCAATTGAGGATGAATCCCTTAAAGTGTGCCTTTGGAGTATCTTCAGGAAAATTTTTAGGATTCTTAGTGCGCCATCATGGGATTGAAATTGATCAATCAAAAATAGATGCAATCATGAAAATGCTTGAGCCAAGCAATCTCCACGAACTTAAAAGTTTGCAAGGAATATTGGCTTATATTCGACGCTTCATATCCAACTTGGCTGGTTGATGTCAACCATTTAGTCGATTGATGAAAAAGGATACACCTTTTGTTTGGGATGAGTCTTGTAGTAATGCTTTTAAAAGTATAAAGTCTTACCTACTAAGGCCTCCAGTTTTAAAGGCTCCTACTCCAGGACATCCATTGATCCTTTATATTGCGGCACAAGAACGCTCTTTAGGAGCACTTTTGGCACAacaaaatgatgaaggaaaggaaaatgcACTTTATTACCTTAGTAGAACTCTTAATGGCgcataattaaattattctcCCATTGAAAAGACATGCTTGGCATTAATGTTTACCATTAAGAAATTAAGGCACCATTTGTAAGCTAATTCTATGCACTTAATTTCACGAGCAAATCCCCTCAAGTATCTTATGTCAAAATCAGTGCTAAACGGGATATTAGCAAAATGGGCTCTTTTGTTACAAGAGTTCGACATCACATATATCCCTCAAAAAGTTGTCAAGGGACAAGCACTTGCAGATTTTCTTGCAGACCATCCAATTCCagatgattgaaaattttctaaagatCTCTCAGATGAAGATGTTCTTTGCATTGAAATCCCTAGGCCATGGAAGCTATACTTTGATGGAACAGTTCGACAAGATGGGGCAGGTGCAAGAGTCATTTTTATCACCCTAGAAGGAGAAGTATTGCCTTATGCATTTACTCTCATCGAAAATTGTTCCAATAATGTGGCATAATACCAAGCCTTGATTATAGGTTTGGAGATGGCAGTGGATATGCAAATCACTCAACTTAAGGTGTTTGGAGATTCTAAGTTGGTTATAAACCAAGTCCTTACACTTTATGAAGTTAAAAAGCCTGAGCTCTTGCCATATGTCAACtatgtttaaaaacttttgaagTGGTTTGACAAAACTAGCATAGAACATGtgccaagaaaagaaaataggcAAGTAGATTCTTTAGCTAATTTAGTGTCAGCAATTGCCTGACCAAATACAAGATTAAAAGTGCATCTTTGCAAGCGATGGATCATACCACCAATCACTCTAAGTGAAGAAGTCAACGTAGAGTCTAATGTCATCTCAGTCCTTGAAGTGGGAAAAGAAGATTGGCGACAGCCGTTGATTGACTATCTAGAGCATGGCAAGCTTCCTAATGATCCAAGACATAAAACAGAGATAAAACGTCGAGCTCCtcgatttatttatttcaaaggtACACTTTATTGCCGTTCCTTTGACGAAGTTTTTCTTCGTTGTTTAAGAGATGAAGAAGCATACAAGGCTTTACAAGAAACTCACTTAGGAATTTGTGGGGCGCATCAATCTTGAGCCAAGTTGCAATTCCAAATCAAAAGAATGGGGTACTTTTGGCCAACAATGGTGAAAGATAGCATGGACTATGCTAAAAGATGTCAAGCATGTCAATTTCATGCCAATTTCATTCATCAACCCCCTGAGCCACTCCACCCAACAGTTACATCATGGCCATTTGATGCTTAGGGACTCGAATTGGTTGGACCATTACCTAAGAGTTTCATAGGGAATCTCTACATACTCGTAGCCACAGACTACTTTTCAAAGTGGGCGAAAGCAGCATCTTATCGagaagtaaagaaagaaactgtTGCTACCTTCATTAgaacaaatatcatttatcattatGGCATGCCACGATGCATCATAACAGATAATGGAAAACAATTCGCAATGGAGAAGTTATGTGCACAATTTAACTTCAAGCAATATAATTCTTCTATGTACCACGCACCAGCAAATGGGTTAGCAGAAGCTTTTAATAAGACTTTATCCAATATTCTCAAGAAAGTTGCTAATCGCGCAAAGAAAGATTGGCTAGAGAAAATAGGGGAAGCTTTATGGGCTTATCGTATGACATTTCGTACACCAACTCAAGTAACTCCATATTCGCTTGTTTATGGTGTGGAAGCTGTCCTCCCATTAGAGCGTCAAATTCCATCATTGAGAATTGCCATTCAAGAAGGTCTTTCAAATGAAGATAATGTTCGCCTACGCCTTGAAGAACTTGAAAAAGTGGATGAGAAAAGGTTGGAAGCACAACAACGCTTGGAATGTTATCAAGCTCAATTGTCTAAAGCTTTTAACAAGAAAGTTAAACCATGATCATTCCAAGTGGGAGACTTAGTTCTTGCAGTGCGAAGACCTATAAACACTACACATCGTATGGGTAATAAATTCCTCTCAAAGTGGGATGGACCATATGTTGTTCAAGAAGTCTACACTAATGGCGCATACAAAATTATTGATCAAGATAGAGTAAGTGTTGGCCCAATCAATGGCAGAT
Protein-coding sequences here:
- the LOC18612616 gene encoding protein FAR1-RELATED SEQUENCE 1; amino-acid sequence: MDENPSIEEAENETVQISDGKELDTTEGTSDEEPYVGMEFESEEAAKVFYDAYATRVGFIMRVDAFRRSMRDGKVVWRRLVCNKEGFRKLRPRRSENRKPRAITREGCKAMIVVKKEKTGKWVVTRFVKEHNHQLVPIPTSGRRSMLLSQTPDEKDVKIRELTAELQRERKRSAAFQEQLDMVLREMEEHSNQLSRNIDDIVQSVREIESKRVALSQS